The Halorussus gelatinilyticus genome contains the following window.
TCTGGACCACTGCGAGTTCCGCGACCTGTTCGACACCTACTACGGCCGCGAGTTGGGCCTCGAGAGCCTCGACAGGAAGAAGCCGAACCCCCACTACCTCGACCGCGCGATGGCCGACCTCGGGGCCGAGACCGCACTCTACGTTGGCGACAGCGAGAGCGACGTGGTGGCGGCCCACCGCGCCGGTCTCGACTCGGCGTTCGTCCGGCGCGACCACTGCCGAGGTGTCGAGTTGTCGGTCGAACCGGACTACGAGGTCACGGACCTGTGGGGCGTCGAAAAGATAGTGAACGGCGGGTGACGCCGCCGTCGGGCCGGCGCGGTCGCTCCGACTACCGCTCGACTACTCGATGGTCACGTCGTTGAAGTACGCGCTTTCGCCCGACCCGAGGTAGGCGTCGAAGCCGACCCCGCCCGAGGACCACGTCGTGTCGGTGGTCGAAACTTGGGTGAGTTGGCTCCCGCTACTGTCCAACAGCGTGAGGGTGTGAGTGCCGTCGGTCGCCCACTGGACTTCGAGTTCGTACCACGCGTCCTGCGAGAGCGCCGGGGTGGACCAGTCGGCCGCGAGTTCGGTACTCGACCCGCCCTCCAACCGGTAGAGCGCGAGGTTGTCGGCGGAGATGTTGACCCGCACGAAGTAGCGATTCGTGTGGTCTTGGACGCCGTAGCTCAGGTTCGTCTTGGCCGCGCCGCCGCTCCCGCGGACCCAGAAGCTCACCGTGTCGCCCGCCGAGGGGTAGGCGTTCAGCCCGGAGGTGCTGATGGCCTCGGTGTTCGTCCCGGCGTATTCGAGGGCGTGGGACCCCGAGTGAGTGGGCGACGAGACCACGCTCGCGCCGGAACTTCCGCGGTCGAAGCCGTACTCCGAGAGGTTGCCGTCCTCGAAGTCGTCCACGACGGTTGCGGAACTCCCGCCGCCGCCGATGTCCGACGGCTGAATCTCCGACCCGTTGACCGAGAGCGTGTAGTCGGTCTCGGCGTGGTCCGACGACCAGTTGCCGAGCGACCCGTCGTAGTCGTAGGTGTCGCCGTAGCCGTTGCCGGTGATGCCGTCGACGGTGTAGGTGCCGTCGCCGTTGTCGGTGATGGTGTCGGCGGTGCCGTCCTCCGCAGAGTTGTCGCCGTTGGAGAGATTCTTCGAGACGTTCCCGTACACGTCGAACGTGTAGGTCACGTCGCTCGCGCCCGAGGCCGCGACGATTTCGAGTTGGTCGCTCGAACTACCGCCGCCTCCCTTGTCGTTCTGAGGCCCGTTGGCTGCCCCCTCGGCGGTCGTCGGCACTCCGCTGGGGACGCTCACGTCGGGGCTGCTGCCGACGTTCGTCTTGTTGATGGTGCCGCAGTTGGTGTAGTACACGCCGTCGGCACCGCAACAAGCGTCCAGTTGCGAGTCAGTGACGTCGACCGTCGCGCACTCGGTGTCGTCGTCTTCGTGGAGACAGTTGCCCGCTTGGTCGTGTTCCAACAGCACGTCGCAGTTATCGACGGTCAGCGGGGAGCCACCTTCCTTCGCCCATATCCCGCGAGCGTAGGTGCCGCCGTTGTCCGCCGCGACGGGAACGTCGTCCACGTGAGCGACCGAGTCCTTCACGTACGAGTTGTCGCTGCCGATTCGGTACTGCTGGACGTTGTTGTTGCGGGCGTAACAGTTCTCGATGCGGACTTCGCCGCCCTCTCCGTTCAACCCGTTGTTTCCGGGGTCGCTCGCGTAGATTCCCTCCTCCAGTCCGCGGAGGTAGAGGTTCCGTATCGTGAGCGTCCCGGCGTGTTGTGGTAGACGTAACACGCGGCGGTACCGCCGTCGATGGAACCGTCCCCGATGTAACAGTTCTCGATGAGTCCGGTGTCCCCGCTGTTCGGGCACTCCGGTAGGAGGACGTGTTCTGCCTCCGGATGGTCGAGTCGGCCCTTGACACCGATGTCACGAACCGTCCAGCCGTCTCCCTCCGCGTAGATGGTCACGCCGGACTCCGACGCGGTAACGTCGAAGAGGTAGTTCTCGAACGTTTCGCCCGAGCTGACGGTGTACGTCAGGTGTTCGCCCGAACTGGTATTCAAATAAATATATCAGATAACGAAACGTCTGCCCCGGCGATTCCCGCTCGAAAATAGAGGCGTGCGCTGGCCGATTACTTCTCGCGCTCGACGGTCTCGGTCGGCCTGTCGCCGTTCGCGTCCGGCACCACGTCCACGGTGGCAACGCCGTCGTCGCCTTCGAGTTCCATCACTTTCACGCCCATCGTGTTCCGGCCGACCCCGGAGATGTCCGCGGCCCGAATCCGCATGATTTGGCCGCCTTCGCTCATGATGATGAGGTGGTCGGTCGGGCCGACCGCCTTGACCGACGTGACCCCTCCGTTCCGGTCGCCGGTCTTGATGTCCACGAGTCCCTTCCCGTTACGGGACTGCTTGCGGTACTCGGTGAGGGGCGTCCGCTTGCCGTAACCGTTCTCCGTGACCGTCAGCAGGTCCTGTTCGGTCTCGTCCTCGACCGCGACCATCCCGGCGACCGTATCGTCGCCTTCGAGGTCGATTCCTCGGACGCCGCGGGCGTTGCGACCCATCTCGCGGGCCTCGTCCTCGTCGAACCGAATCGACATCCCGTCGCGGGTGGCGACCAGCAGGTCGGTCGAACCGTTCGTCACCTTCACGTCCACGAGTTCGTCGCCGTCCTCCAACTTCGCCGCGATGATGCCCGTCGAGAGGATGTTGTCGAACTCCGAGGCCGCGGTCCGCTTGACGTAGCCGTCGCGCGTGACCATGCTCAGACACTCCTCGTCCTCGAAGTCGTCGGTGTTGACGACCGCGGTTATCTCCTCGCCGTCGTCCAGGTCGAGCAGGTTGATAGCCGACTTGCCCCGCGCAGTCCGGGACATCTCGGGAATCTCGTAGGTCTTCAGACGGTAGACCTGCCCCTGATTCGTGAAGCAGAGGAGATAGTCGTGGGTGTTCGCCCGGAACACCTTCGACACCCGGTCGCCCTCCTTGATGTCGCCGCCGATGATGCCCTTGCCGCCGCGGTTCTGGGCGTCGAACTGCGAGACGGGCATCCGCTTGACGTAGTCCTGCTCGGTGACGACCACGACCACGTCCTCCTCGGCGATGAGGTCCTCGCGGGTCACTTCGTCGGTGTCCTCGATGAACGAGGTCCGGCGGTCGTCGTCGTACTCGTCTTTGATGGCCAGCAGTTCCTCTTCGATGACCGCGAGGAGTTCGTCCTCGTCGCCCAGAATCGTCTCCAGGCGCTCGATTCGGGCCTGCACTTCCTCGTACTCGTCTTCGATTTCGGCGGCCTCCATCGATGTGAGACTGCCCAACTGCATCCGGACGATGTGGTCGACTTGGTCGTCCGAGAAGTCGTAGGCCTCCTGTAGCGCGGCCTTCGCGTCGTCGCGGTCCTCGGCGTCTTGGATGATGTCCACCACGTCGTCGGCGTGTTCGAGCGCCGTGAGCCGGCCTTCGAGGATGTGAGCGCGGTCTTCCTTCTCGTTGAGTTCGTACTGACTGCGCCGCCGGACGACCTCCTTGCGGTGGTCGAGGTAGTGTCTCAGGGTCTCCTTCAGCGTGAGGACCTGCGGTTGGCCGTCCACCAGCGCGAGGTTGATGACGCCGAAGGTCTTCTCCAAGAAGCTCTCGAGCAGTTGGTTCTTGACGACCTCCGCCATCGCGTTCTGCTTCAACTCGACCACGATGCGGATGCCGTCGCGGTCCGACTCGTCGCGGAGGTCCCGGATGCCCTCGATGGACCCGTCGTTGACCGCGTCGGCTATCTTCTCGACCATCCGGGCCTTGTTGGTCTGGTAGGGAAGCTCCGTGATGATGATGCGGTCGCTCCCGTTCTCGCGCTCTTCGACCTCGTACTCGGCTCGGACCCGGATGCGCCCGCGGCCGGTCTTGTACGCGGCGTGGACCGCGTTGTGGCCCACGATGTTCGCGCCGGTCGGGAAGTCCGGTCCCTTCACGTGGTCCATCAGGTCCTCGACGGTCGCGTCGGGGTTCTCGATGAGTTCGACGGTCGCGTCGATAATCTCGCCGAGGTTGTGCGGCGGGATGTTCGTGGACATCCCGACCGCGATGCCCGACGAGCCGTTGACCAGCAGGTTCGGGAACGCGGCCGGAAGCACGTCGGGTTCCTGCAAGCGGTCGTCGTAGTTGGCCGAGAAGTCCACCGTGTCCATGTCGATGTCGGCGAGCAACTCCTCGGCGATGGGGGCCATCCGGGCCTCCGTGTACCGCATCGCGGCCGGCGGGTCGCCGTCCACCGAGCCGAAGTTGCCCTGCCCGTCCACGAGGGGGTAGCGCATCGAGAAGTCCTGAGCCATCCGGACCATCGCGTCGTAGATGGGGCTGTCGCCGTGCGGGTGGAAGTTACCCATCGTCTCGCCCACGATGGACGAGGACTTCCGGTGGCTCGACCCGCTGGTGACGCCCTCCTCGTGCATCGCGTAGAGGATGCGCCGGTGGACGGGCTTGAGACCGTCCCGGACGTCCGGCAAGGCTCGACCCGCGATGACGGACATCGCGTAGTCGATGTAGCTCTGCTCCATCTCGTCTTCGATGCGAGCGGTGTCGATACGTGCAGCGTCCACGTCTGTCGGTTCGGGTACGTCTGAACTCATGTGTCGTGTTGGTGTCGGTGGTGTGTTCGGCTGCCGACGGTCAGATGTCCACCCATTCGGCCTCCGTCGCGTGTTCCTTGATGAACTGCTTTCGCGGTTCGACCGCGTCGCCCATCAGGACCGAGAACATCTTGTCCGCGGCCGCGGCGTCCTCGACCGTGATGCGCTTGAGGATGCGGTTCTCGGGGTCCATCGTCGTCTCCCAGAGCTGGTCGGGGTTCATCTCGCCGAGTCCCTTGAACCGCTGGACCTGCGTGGGGTTGCCGTCGCACTTCTCTTCGACGATTCGGTCGCGCTCCTCTTCGGTCATGGCGTCGTAGGTCTCGCCGCGGTAGCGAACCCGGTAGAGGGGCGGCTGTGCGGCGTAGACGTAGCCCGCCTCGATGAGCGGCTTCATGTGGCGGTACAGGAGCGTGAGCAGCAGCGTCCGGATGTGCGCGCCGTCCACGTCGGCGTCCGTCATGACGATTATCTTCTCGTATCGGGCGTCCTCGATGTCGAACTCCTCGCCGATACCCGTGCCGATGGCGGTGATGAGCGACCGAATCTCGGTGTTCTCCAGGATGCGGTCGAGGCGGTGTTTCTCGACGTTCAGAATCTTCCCCTTGATGGGGAGGATGGCCTGATTCTCCCGGTCGCGTCCCTGCTTGGCCGACCCGCCCGCGGAGTCGCCCTCGACGACGAACAGCTCGGAGTCGCTCGGGTCCCGCGACTGGCAGTCGGCCAACTTGCCGGGGAGCGCGGTCGATGCCAGCGCGTTCTTACGGCGGGTCAGCTCCTCCGCCTTCTGGGCGGCCTTCCGGGCCTTCGCGGCCTCGACGGCCTTCGAGACGATGGCCTCGGCGGTCGTGGGGTTCTCCTCGAAGTACGTCGAGAGTCCCTCGTGAATCGCCGACTCCACGATGCCCCGGACCTCGCTGTTGCCGAGCTTCGTCTTGGTCTGGCCCTCGAACTGCGGGTCGGGGTGCTTGACCGAGATGACCGCGGTCAGCCCCTCCCGGACGTCCTCGCCCTTGAGATTCTCGTCCAAGTCGCCCACGAGGTTGTTCTCGTTGGCGTAGTCGTTGACGAACCGCGTCAGGGCGGTCTTGAACCCGGTGAGGTGGGTGCCGCCCTCGCGGGTGTTGATATTGTTGGCGAACGCGTGGATGGACCCCTGCAGTTCGTCGGTGGCCTGCATGGCCACCTCGACTTGGATGTCCTGGTCCTCGTCCTCGAAGTAGATGACCTCCCGATGGAGCGGCGTCTTCGTCTCGTTGAGGTACTCCACGAACTCTCGAATCCCGCCCTCGTACTCGAAGGTGTCCGAGTTGCCGTCCTCGCGCAGGTCGGCCAGCGCGATTTCGACCCCGGAGTTGAGGAAGGCGAGTTCTCGCAGGCGACTCTCCAGCGTCGAGTAGGTGAACTCGGTCGTCTCGAAGATGTCGCCGTCGGGCCAGAACCGAATCTCGGTGCCGGTCTCCTCGTCGGCTTCGAGGTCCCGGACGCGCTCCAGCGGCGTGACCGGTTCGCCCTGTTCGAACTCCTGGTGCCAGAGCGCGCCGTCGCGCTTGACCTCGACTTCGAGGCGGGCCGAGAGCGCGTTCACTACCGAGACGCCGACGCCGTGGAGACCGCCGGAGACCTGGTAGGACTTGTTGTCGAACTTGCCGCCGGCGTGGAGGACGGTCAGAATGACCTCGACCGCGGGCTTGTCGTACTCCTCGTGGGTGTCCACGGGGATGCCGCGGCCGTCGTCGGCGATGCTGACCGAGCCGTCGTCGTGAACGTTTACATCAATCGAGTCACAGTAGCCGGCCAGCGCCTCGTCGATAGAATTGTCAACGACTTCGAAAACGAGGTGGTGCAATCCTCGTGCGTCGGTAGAACCGATATACATCGCCGGGCGTTTTCGGACGGCCTGTAAGCCTTCGAGGACCTGAATCTGCCCGGCCCCGTATTCACTTTCCTGACTCATAAAACCTGATTCAGGGTAGCAGTTCCTTCCTGATAAATCCCTCGCACACGCGCGCGCGAGACGGGTCACCCAGTTGAGAAAACGAAGCGAACGCGACACTTACTCCCCGGTCACGTCCGCTCGGTCGAGTTGACTCG
Protein-coding sequences here:
- the gyrA gene encoding DNA gyrase subunit A; translation: MSSDVPEPTDVDAARIDTARIEDEMEQSYIDYAMSVIAGRALPDVRDGLKPVHRRILYAMHEEGVTSGSSHRKSSSIVGETMGNFHPHGDSPIYDAMVRMAQDFSMRYPLVDGQGNFGSVDGDPPAAMRYTEARMAPIAEELLADIDMDTVDFSANYDDRLQEPDVLPAAFPNLLVNGSSGIAVGMSTNIPPHNLGEIIDATVELIENPDATVEDLMDHVKGPDFPTGANIVGHNAVHAAYKTGRGRIRVRAEYEVEERENGSDRIIITELPYQTNKARMVEKIADAVNDGSIEGIRDLRDESDRDGIRIVVELKQNAMAEVVKNQLLESFLEKTFGVINLALVDGQPQVLTLKETLRHYLDHRKEVVRRRSQYELNEKEDRAHILEGRLTALEHADDVVDIIQDAEDRDDAKAALQEAYDFSDDQVDHIVRMQLGSLTSMEAAEIEDEYEEVQARIERLETILGDEDELLAVIEEELLAIKDEYDDDRRTSFIEDTDEVTREDLIAEEDVVVVVTEQDYVKRMPVSQFDAQNRGGKGIIGGDIKEGDRVSKVFRANTHDYLLCFTNQGQVYRLKTYEIPEMSRTARGKSAINLLDLDDGEEITAVVNTDDFEDEECLSMVTRDGYVKRTAASEFDNILSTGIIAAKLEDGDELVDVKVTNGSTDLLVATRDGMSIRFDEDEAREMGRNARGVRGIDLEGDDTVAGMVAVEDETEQDLLTVTENGYGKRTPLTEYRKQSRNGKGLVDIKTGDRNGGVTSVKAVGPTDHLIIMSEGGQIMRIRAADISGVGRNTMGVKVMELEGDDGVATVDVVPDANGDRPTETVEREK
- the gyrB gene encoding DNA topoisomerase (ATP-hydrolyzing) subunit B — translated: MSQESEYGAGQIQVLEGLQAVRKRPAMYIGSTDARGLHHLVFEVVDNSIDEALAGYCDSIDVNVHDDGSVSIADDGRGIPVDTHEEYDKPAVEVILTVLHAGGKFDNKSYQVSGGLHGVGVSVVNALSARLEVEVKRDGALWHQEFEQGEPVTPLERVRDLEADEETGTEIRFWPDGDIFETTEFTYSTLESRLRELAFLNSGVEIALADLREDGNSDTFEYEGGIREFVEYLNETKTPLHREVIYFEDEDQDIQVEVAMQATDELQGSIHAFANNINTREGGTHLTGFKTALTRFVNDYANENNLVGDLDENLKGEDVREGLTAVISVKHPDPQFEGQTKTKLGNSEVRGIVESAIHEGLSTYFEENPTTAEAIVSKAVEAAKARKAAQKAEELTRRKNALASTALPGKLADCQSRDPSDSELFVVEGDSAGGSAKQGRDRENQAILPIKGKILNVEKHRLDRILENTEIRSLITAIGTGIGEEFDIEDARYEKIIVMTDADVDGAHIRTLLLTLLYRHMKPLIEAGYVYAAQPPLYRVRYRGETYDAMTEEERDRIVEEKCDGNPTQVQRFKGLGEMNPDQLWETTMDPENRILKRITVEDAAAADKMFSVLMGDAVEPRKQFIKEHATEAEWVDI